AGGTCTGTGAATGACAGACAGAGGCGTTTTCCTCACGAAGGActtttagaagagagtcacgtTCATTTACTATACCAATAAGAACATTGACTTTGTGCTTCAACCGATTCACactatcagcctggattctagcAAGTTTTAAAATCACTGCAGTCTCTTtggctgcattcctttcaacttcggagtcagactcgtcagtaaggtagtcaaacaaacacttgtcaatgtacgTCCGTTTCTTCGGAACATAAGGTTCTTCTACATTCGAGATTgataaatctttctctttaatagactttaaaGAAACATAACTCTTATTcctggcgatgcgtttatcagagacaatatcgtccatcctTAGATCgttacaaatacagacttataaggtctttaatgtgtttgcctgctctgataccaattgaaaatacgggggtctaataaccacacccaacaattcatttggcaatctaagaggacttactccaatatactttctagagaatctactagacagtcaaactcaatctagagtaaagtatatcaaagagtttaatatctctaactcttaattcaatcaacaaatagaaatctgcgagcccgagtTAAATAAGAGgggttacttgaacggtaccaaagaccaatgttcaagtgtcaatcaatgtaaatcaacaaccaaaggttggatattctaattgattgatattaacgcacaacctgtgatatttcaattatataacgaaatataatgtggaaaagaaataatactgacaccagaattttgttaacgaggaaaccgcaaatgcagaaaaatctcgggacctagtccagattgaacatcacactgtattaagccgctacagactctagcctactaccaattaacttcggactggactgtagttgaaccctaatcaatctcacactgattcaaagtacagttgcgttccttacgtctctgatcccagcaggatactatgcacttgattcccttagttgatcttacccacaaccaagagttgctacgacccaaagtcgaagacttgataaacaaatctgtctcacacagaaaagtctatagattgaataaatctgtctcccacagaaatacccaagagtttttgtaccgtcttttgataaatcaaggtgaacatgaaccaattgataaaccagacttatattcccgaagaacatcctagtattatcaaccacctcacaataatcttaatcgactagagaaacaagatgttgcggaatcacaaacgatgagacgaagatgtttatgattacttttatcttgcctatcagagaaattaatctcgagtcaattatttcaattttactcaatacgatagaatcaggcaagatctgaacacgcaactacaaagaaaatagttgggtctggcttcacaatcccaatgaagtctttgaagtcgttaacctacatggtctcgatagaaatctaaggttaaaggagaatcggctctagtttatgcaactagtaacacacaagaggtgtggggattgggtttgccagttgctagagttctcctttatacagttttcaaatcagggtttggaatccaagttaccttggtaacaaagcattcaatattcatcgttagatgaaaaacttgattcaaccaagctaatatctttcaaccgttagatcgaacttagcttgttacacataaatgaaatgtaccctcatttaggtttatgtaaccgtacctaaacgtgtgcaccatgctcgttcacaaatagttaactgaggttagctatatgattactttcatatcaaccttattcatcttaaccataactacttCAAATGACTCTATATTCTCActaaattatacaagaacacaatcgaagcaaaattggtttgattcactcgaatcaatcatgaacattatagccacattttgcaaagattgcattccttattatataaatgtttatcttcatgtttaaaaccgattttagaactttaaccttcaagtatgcaaacgggtacgcatacttgaaatacccggactaagattgagttacgccagtacgcaaacgggtacgcgaacttcaaatCCTAGTAGAATTTCTCGGACATGAacttgtacgccagtacgcaaacgggtacgcatacttaggttcccggatttctcaaaccaacaggtacgcaaacgggtgcacatactatggttccggacatggattacatatatgcaagagtgcacaacataacatatccaataatggttaagtgttttaaactcttatttcaatcattgaaactttctttgaggatgacaatagccgttttcacatactattagcatcaaagaaattttcaagttattgaaataatcattacgaaacattccaagacaacaccaatgattgtatcacacaaaccatgtaagatgttactcggcaatttttacatgatataagatgaacttagtcgaagcgaaagcttgccaacacatatttcgagaaatatgtaagcgagttaaattcagctcgaaatctcaaatgtgtatatagaaaactatatcgtaatacgacttatgtctcaatataggaggtagagtaaaaatagactttacaagtgatagatgagtttaagtctccacataccttttgtcgatgaatttccacaagctccccttagtagttcttcgtctttaaatgatgaacaccgtgaaaactaagctcaactacacaatctatgtcctagtccgagacatctataaatatgctagaaatcaagacttatagttttgatcactaacattgacaaacatgcttaagatagcaacgcatgcgagttcgaccgagcagtaatCTAACAACAAGTATCTTCTGCCACCAGGTACCTGTATTTCAGCACTTGTGTTAGTTTATTTTCAGCTTTTAAAGCTTGAACCTTTCCATTATTGTCTCATTTTATCATTATGATTTTAAGGAAGCTTTTGAGTTTGAGATTTTTTACAATAGTGAGTGGACTTATAATGTCGAATGTCCACTTCATGAATGGCCAAGGAGTGAGAACATTATGTCGGATTTCTGCTGGTGCATGTATTATCTATTTTTATTATTGTATATGCACAGTGTTAATTATCACGCATCGTATTCATATTttatttaaaacatggttttctTTTAATGATTATCTATTATGTATATCCGCATTCTCAGTTTTATTCTCAAGTTTTGACTTTTAGAGTCATGTCGCTTGTTTTTCTAGATGAAAAAATATTGCATCCACCAACAACTGATAGTTGGAGTGTCCCGGAACTCCGATCTAAGAAGGATCTCACGTTAAGATCGATTAACAAGTCCTCACCTCGAGTACGATATGAGGATAATCTGAAAATATTGACTTAACAGAGGACGAGACACGACAAATAATATCACGACACGTGGAAGGCGCAAGTTCTGGAGCAAAAATATTTAAGGCCAAGGATGTCAGGATCTAAACCTGGAGATCAAGAGACATCAAAGATCACAGGTCGTGGGATTAACCGACTAACGAGTTGAAGTCTGAGTGGATCATGACGTCACCGCCAGCTAGACAGAAGTGGTCCCTTTGTATTAACATGTTTACCGTGAGTCACACGCTAAACCAATTGTATATAAGCCCTCGAAGACTCACTTTATAAACTAAGACATGTGATTCAGTATcaatcaataataataattatcttTTCTATGTTCTCTCTCCTATTAATTGTGATATTGAACTAGAGATAACTCGATAATCACCAATTAGACTTAGAGCGAAGTAATCTACAGACAAAAATCGGTAATGAGATCAAGTCGGGAGATAGAATCAAACCAATTAACCAATCGTAATTTTGTGTAGGTACGTATTTTGTAGGTGCCCGATACGAAAATATGCATCTTCAGTTTCAGCCTTTTGCAGTTACTTTGCACTTCCGATCATAACAGAATCATACTTGCAGGACTGAAATTTAAGACTTATTAGAAAATAATTTCTTAGTGGATGCATGACTTATTAGAAAAGAATTTCCAGACATGGGGAGCAGTAGTTTATCCAATGAAACGAATGTCTTTGGAAGGTATTATGCGGTAATCTACGcaaaatgaaaataaaggatctctATAGTTTTCGGAATGAAAAAAGAAGACAACCAACGATTTGATTCTAAAGGTTAATACATTAGTCATTCCCTGGACTTGTAATGTAGATTTATTTGGGCTTATTCCAGTGAAGTCAATATTATATAACTAGAAGGCACTGTTAGTTTAAGAGAATGGTTgtaataaatattttcttaataaattcaatatttttagtcagaaaaaaagaagaagatttcatGTCGATATGGATTTAAGTTACAGGGAAAAAAAATTCAACGAAGAGCTTTGAACTTGTTAAGAAAATTTGGATCACTCGACAGATTTTGGTTAATTATGGGAGATTGTGGGTTACTTAACAAATATTGGATTACCTGTAGGAAAAAGAATCCAAAAAAGAATAAATCGGATCAATAAGCAAATTTAAATCGAATGATTGATTTACCGTCACATGAATGATTTCGAACCACAAAATTTTCTGAGTGGATTGTAAAAGTTAAAATACAGCGACAATGTATTGATTTAAAATGTAGATTTTGGGTCACAAGATATTTTTTACATTATAGTGGAAGGTTATGGGTTACAATGACAGATTTTACGTTACATTCTAGATATTTGGATTAATAAATAGATTTTGTTTTACAttaaaaattttgaaattttggcacaCATTCAGTATTGGGCATCAATCCCTAATTATACAACCTTACTTTTTCCTTGACGGTCTTTCAAAGATTAAACGAAATAGCGAAGAATAATATCTTGGGATATGCTTTGTAACCAAACGAATATGCACCATTCCAAATTATTTTAGGTCTAATTACTGTAACaacccgtgtttttagcatgacgcATACTCAAAGTTGTTCCATGACCTGAAATGAAGCTTTCATCTCAAGCTTTTGTTGTGTTAAGAGGAACTTTGGCATAGAGCCATTCCTAGTGCCAAATATGGCGCATTTCGAAGGCATATTGGTTTAGGGCCAATATTGCACCATTGATGGTGCATTACGTGAGTTATATTGGCCAAGGGATAATCTCGCGCCAAATAGTGCACTAGGACAGTTGTGAGGATGGCCTTGAGAAATGCGACGCTAACATAACATATTACGCAGGTTATTGTCCTATCTCCAATATCGCATCACAACGATGCATTAGGCCAGAGCCGGCTAGCCGAGTACAGCTATCATGGCTGTAAATATTGGAATTGGTCTAGAGCCAATATTGCACAACAGTGGTGCAATATGCTAGAGATTGCTGGCTGAGATAAATCACAACAATCATAGCGCAATATTGAAGTTGGCTTATGGGCCAGAACGGAAATATAGCCATCATTGTCGGTTATTCAGAGAtacatggcaacgaccatgaatagtgaagcaagcacctAAAAATGCGACATGGTGAATGTAAAAGTGGTCCCCCAGTTGAAGTTGTAAAAATTTCCTTAAGAAATATATAAGGGGTGGTACTtgattgaaggtgcatatgcgtacTATgcccaagtaagcttcatagcttatccggaagagtataaatgatgtttatgtctcatttatagttgcataaCCTTGTCAATGGGTCATATGATGTGAAGGCATCATTATGTCATGTCGTAGACCAAATTATGCGCAATTTTTATGCATTTTGATGGAATGACTTATACGGATCAGGCCATATTTCTTGGCCACGACCTTGCAACACGAGTTGGCCTAAGTTGCTATCCCTTCCAGGACGAAATACAGttagtgcttgatccctttagagtgaATGGTatgtaggcatccgcaatgagttgcagcattgccagtCTAGtatgttgtcgctcatatcatctaattgcaacATGATTGCGACATATTGgcttctcatatcatctggctcggtattgcgatgcaagagatgattgtggccaaacttgatgaggcaagttacatttcattccttggatgctcatacttcctaccaAGTCGTTCGATGTAGGCATGCACCAATGACGCATTGGGAATGGCCAGGATAAGTGAGTTATACCGGTATGAAAGTTagtggagcttgcataagcctaagaaaAGTACGATATtagcctgattgatgcacccttaaCACGAGTAATACAAGTGCATGCTTTCATAAAATTCCTAAGCTAAGAAAGGAAGATGCAATTAGGCCTCCGATGGCCCATgcgtaagttggaacggtgtagaAGTTAagtttagctgcatcatgctccacgagcatgtctGCAAGGGAAAATGAACATGCATTTGCCTAGTTTTAATCCCCGTTAGTAGCATCAGAGTGGTGCATCGTAGAGTAATGACCTGCGCGCAACTGGCGCGTTtaggcgtaatttttcggtccgtcacagttACCGATACGATGAGAATGTACATGCGTTGTACATGTGCAAAAGCTAGTTTTTCACTTTACCCTCAAAGTTTGTTGAAGTTTCGGAGAAAACAATTTATACAAACAGATATGAGAAATAAAtatgttaaaaagaaaaaattgaatactcttatcTACGCTCGGTGTATAGATAACTTCAAGGATAAAGTTTACCAAAATCCGACATACAGTTCCGAAGGTATACCTTTTTAATTTTTCgtcttgattattataaaaataacattttttttgtACACATGGAAAAATTAATCCAGTCAATAGTCCACACGGAAAATATACAATTCGGAAGATGTACCTTTTTAATTTTTCgtcttgattattataaaaataacATTTTCTTGTAGACATGGGAAAATTAATCCAGTCAATAGTCCACACGGAAAATTAGTTTCCTATTCAAGGGCCAAATTTTGAGCTTGAAAAATCTGATTGTTGAATATcataaataacaaaaaaaaaagaattgattAGTATTTTgatttgtgttgtgttgttgtcgTTAAAAAGGGGAGAGATGTATCATTTAGAGCGAAGATACCTTTCGAGCTGAGAATCCGACCAACATATCACTTGAATCATTACAGGGAATATCATCACTATATATATTTTTTCGATACGTTCCGCGAGTTTAAGGACATCtcaaccaatgtagtcaatatcggccgtatccgccgatatatcggggatatttcggatatcggcccaaaacgatacgataagaaggatatcggggatacgatattcgaccgataatatcggccgtatcggtcgaatatcggccgtttcggtcgatacgaaattttcctacatttcctgatatgagacggtattggtcgttttctataaagtttaagggtaattttggcgaagaaagtcttccgggtggtagtagaggtgcatgtagctctcgaagcaagtctactaaagttactcttttgtttttttgataaaattgatgttatctattatatcttatccgaaaatgtgtggagaaatgtttaatataaaattatagtctctaaatctatgACCGATATTTCAAcaataatatccccgatataaaatcgtaccagtgtatcggtcccggccgagatgaaccgatatccgatattaactacattgatctcaaccacaaaataataaagaaaaacaagaacACAAAAACACCAAACGGAGAACCCACGCCATAAGCAAACCCCCACCCTACACTTTTAAATACATTTTTCTCTCTCTatcattgttaataattttcttCAACTCATTAGGAAACACCTCAATCCTGAGATCAACAAACCTGCAAGAGGGATGACAACTAGCCAAAAGGTTTACAACTTGATTAGCTTCCCTATAACAATGAATGAACCTAAGTCTGTCAAAAAAGAGAAGATTGGCGAATTTCTTCTCCAAAATTGAAGCACATTCCATGGTAGTTTTGGCTCCTTGCTAGAAAGAAGAAGAGTGGCCACCATAAATCAATACCCATTTCTTCTAGCTAGAACAAGACCAATCTCAACACCCTGAAGTTCACGAGCAAGAATAAAAATAGGGTGAAAACCACCGTAAGAAGCATCTAATGGTTCTCCCAAATGATTTCTAAGGATAGCCCCAAAGTCAGCAGAAGAGTTTTTGTTTGAACCAACTGAGTTAACTATGACTTCATCAATCTGAGGATATAACCAGAGCTGCATTCAATGACTTTATGAATGATGAAATTCCCTCGCACACTCCATTTGTCTAAGAAGGATCTAGCTTGAGGAGCATCAAAGATTTTATGCTCTAATGTCAACAGTATTAGTATGGAAGTAAGAAATGTCATGGGATGcttccaaaaaacaaaaatgaaatatcCTGACTATTATATTTTCATAAATATACTGAACACAAATGTGGCTGTAGTTTAGTGGTAAGAATTCCACGTTGTGGCCGTGGAGACCTGGGCTCGAATCCCAGCAGCCACAAGTCTATTTTTTTGTATGATCATCTTATTTTCAAGTCTAATTCTTATCATTATTTTTCTTAGCTCAAGGGCAGGGAGTTGatcatcattttttctttttggctCATAGACAGGGAGTTGATATTCTTTATTGTCTACTGGAATTATTTCAGTGGAGGTTCTGATTTACCATTGCTTCCAGATGAGAATACTCGAAGATCAAAGGCTTCCATTTGAGCTCCTGATTTCCCACATTCCAAAGATAAGAGGCTCCACTCCATTAGGATTTAGCAAGTCCCTTACAGGTTGTATATCGTGGGAGAGAGTGGTGAAACAAAAGAGTACTACTACATGTTAAGACTTGATTCATGTTACCCATGTTCTCAAACAATTTGTGTAGGCCATTTGCACATGGATGAAATATCTCCATTTACTTGCATAACAGCATGCAAGAAACATTTACAAAAGCTAATTTGATTGTGATTGCGATTGCGATAGAAAAGCTTCAACAATTGcaataaataaagaaaagaatGGTGACCTCAAGATAAGGTCAATGTTTTCAGACTCCGCTATATCTTGCCTTATTGGTGCCGAGTGAGCACCAACTTTAGATCAAGTACGTACAACTCATTAAAAATATTACATATAAATTCCTAATGTTCGATCTGTAATGGCAGTAGCTTAAAGGGGACGGGTGTGTCGACCTGTTGCCCTTCCACAGAGACGAGCATTCCTTGGGATAGGATATTCATCTCTAATTGATTCCACAGGTGAATACACACGTAAATAGAATTGTTGTCCGAGGTACTGACGAACCCAGTTCTCAGATCTTATATTCCACATTCCCACGTTATCAAGTCCAACGTAGATTGCTGTCCATGATTTAGGATATACCTGAACGGTGCAACGGGCAACTGCATCCCTCAGGTTATATTGTGCTCTCGTTGATGGTGACCATAATCCTCCGTCCATTCTGCATTTGCGCCGGAATAAAAGCAATAATGTAAGTACAAGCTTATGGTTTAATGGCCATTACGCATAGAAATGATTCAAATTTCACTACCAAAATTAACACTTACCCGACTACGAAGAACGAATATCCATCAATATGGTAACTTTGCACAACGTTTTCAGTGTTTTCGAATATGATTTCAATGAAATCTCTGAAATTGGCAGCCATAACCGATGTGTCTGTGTACACACCCCCACCAGTAGGGTTGTCTGAGATGCTTCCAAGACGAAAAACGCCACTAATCTTGTAGTGGTCAGCAAGTTTGAGAGGAGTATCAGCCGGGACGAAAGATACACTGTTAAGTGCATACCTCTGTTTCTTGTTTACTTGTGCTGCTATACTCTGAAGTCTGATGGTTCTGGTTGTGTTGATCAATCCATAGTGGTATGAACCTTGTGGGTTCGGCCTTGGTCCACTTGCAGTCAAGTTAGTCCTGAAAGGTTGACAAAATACAAATGAATTAGAGATTAAGCCCGAGATTAACATTTGAAGTACTTATGGTCTAGTCCAAATTATATGTTACGGAGATTCAATGTACCTGATGGAACGAGCTTGGTTGAGGGACCAATCGATTTGAATGGTAGGACCACCTGGAACAGGTCCAGCAATCTGACCATTAGAATTGGTGTAAGTGAAATGGCCAGTGGCTGTCAGAATCTTGGTTGTGAATCGCGAAGATACAACCATGTAGTAGGTACTAGGAGGTTGATCGGCCGTGACCAGAACAGAGTAAGACTGGCCGACGTGAACGTCTAGAGATGAATACATAGTCTGGACTGTGTGTGTACCCTCAACTTCAACTAGTTTCATCTTGTGGCCTTGAATCCTGAAGTTGAGTGAGGTTTGTAACCCAACATTCGAGATCCTGAACCTATATGTTTTGCCTGCACGGAATATTACATATTGTCAGCTCCatagtaaagaaaaaaaaaaaaaaaaaaaaactcatcagcAAAACATTGTATATTATCATGCTCGCCGTGTATGCATTGCGCATACGTACCTTGTTCGGCCATGAAAGTGACAGCGTTGGATGTGGGGGTGGATTTcttgccattgatgaagatgtcACTTGGGTTAGGGAGctttttgttttcaagaatagttctcaatctctgtaaaaaagaaaaaatgaaggcAAATTCGTCAATTGACTATTCAATGTACCACAAATTACGTTACAAAATTTGCTTTCACTGTTGCTTTTTGTTGAAATTTACGGTTCTACTTTCAGGAAAGATTTCCTATGGCAGGACTCCACAGTCCGCAAGGACTATAAGGACCATAACAAGGTGCTTTAATAATTGGTGTCTAGAAGAAAGTGGGGTCAAACATATATAACCCAGCTGTCTAAAGACCATCTAGGGGGTCAGGCAGCAAAACAAACAAAACTCCCTCCATTAAATTTGAGCATCAATAGTGTCCCAACCGACACTACCACATGATTTCCCCACTAAGCCTTTTTTGTTGACGTTCCCTTTACTCCCCCATCAATTTCGTTTCATTTTTCATAATAGCATTTCTAAATTTGTCTACAGAATAATGTCATATATCTCAGTGCTTTAACTGAGCAAATTAGATATTGCTTGAACAGACAGAAAGATAGGTAGGTAGAGGTTTACCGTGTGGTTAAGATTGTACCAATCACCAATTAGAAGAGTATGGTCACCAGCTGGTTCAGGGAATGGAACTGGAATTCTAGGTCTGCTGAGGATCCTGATACCACCGAACCCACCGGCGGCTTTGTGGAAGGAAAGCGAAGGGTAGTAgaagaaactaccgatttgatccTTCACTTGTAGAGTGTATGTCCAGTTCTTGCCTGGTGGAATTGGACATGTTGTTCCGTAAACTCCGTCTTGCCATGAATTCCTCCTCTGAAGTATCCCATTCCTGCATAGTTTTAATCATTATTTTTAAGGTCCATTTCGTCGACGTGATAAACAAGGAGAGCGCACTTGCTACAAGTTGCAGGGATAGGGATAGATTGATCATGACCGCATAATATAAAGAGAATGTGGTCATATTTTTGATTAGCCGGGATATTTATTGCAAATATAACGGCAATGGCATAAGACAGAAATATGGGGCATAAATGTGGGGATTATTGATGACATATACGGGTCGCAATTATATGAACTAACTATGGAATTTACTCTGGAATTTCACTGTGGGAACCGTTTTACTCAATTATTGTTGGTCTAGACAGACAAGAAAAACTGTCCATTGAACAAGAAAAAATGTAAGAGATGGCTGGATTGGAAAAGAGAATGTAATTGTATAAAGAGGAAGAAATGGTAGTAGATGTGTACAACTGCATGATGGGCGAACCTAGTGTGTACATCACCAATGCCATGAACCCTATCTGCAGAAGTATAGGGCTGTATGTATGGTGGGGATGAAAAGTCTATACAAAGTCCACTAGTTAGGCTGGCCCTTTGTTTTTTGTCTAGTGCTACTAGTAGAAGGAAAATGGCCCCGTTTTTTTGTCTAGTGCTGGAAAATGTATGCACATTTTCATGCAAGTACAAGACACTTCTATTTCACGGTTAAAACTACTTCTGCAGGCTGCACATGCATCCGGCTAGCTACTTGATCGGTAATACCAGTAAAAACACGGTATCGCCGTCATTTGTTATCAAGCAACAAAATCAACTGTGAAATCTCTGATTATTCCCTCTTAGCATTATAAATCTAGCACTATAAAATACTTTATCAGCAGTACTATACGAATATTTGCATACCCATCAGGAAATTAAAATTGTTTAACCAAAGTAATATTTGTCCTTCAGATCAGAAACTTAAGTTCTAAGTATTACTTTGATACAGAACGGCACAAAACGACACATTGAAACTAAATCATAAAtgatcagaaacaaaaaaaaacaaaccgaAATGTAAATATAAATCAGTTCTCATGACTTAAAAAAGTCTTAAACAACAAACAAACCGTCCACGTACAAATACAACTAACCACGTTACAATGTGTAGTTACAAGAATACAAATAACTATAACATGGTTCAGAAGAGGACTGTAAGATTCTATCATGATttcagacttaaacatcacgtATTATCAAAGATTCCCATAAGATTAATTACGAAATAAATCTAAGATTTATATCATAATATTCTGAATTAATTATGGAGAAAAATATTGAGATCGATCGAGAGAGTTTATAGTTATACCATGAAAGAAGGAATGGTTCATCTAAATTGTTGAAAACGTTGATGATCAGATTATCATTTGTAACAGCATGGATGTCAGGACCAGGGAATTGACCATTAATCATAATAACCTGCAACAATTTAAAATATTAAAACATACGGTCAGATAATTAAGAACGAGTCTTTGCTTTTGAGAGAGTATTCTGGTCAATGATattaaacaaagaaaaattcttcacCGACCTGTTGAGCCACTGCAGAACTAACAGGATGAATTGCACCATAAGTGACGTTCCATTCAAAGAATTTGTAAGGATCTTCTGCGTTTACGAACACAAATAGAAGCGCAACGGTAAAGAAAACTGTCGCTAATTTTAGCGACGTCATGATTCTTTATCACTGGCTACTTACTATGATCACTGCACAGAGTCAGAGACAAAGAGAAGAGAAAATAGAAGAAGTGAGAATATGAAAAGTTTGGGTGCTGGGAGAAGAGAAGTGCGTATCTGAGATGGTTCCCTCTCTATAGAGAATTTAAAGTGATTTATAGAGAGAAAACTAAAACTAAAGAGGATGGTGGTGTTGGGATATATAATAATAATAGAGTGCAAATGATATAAAACCGAGTTGaaattgaaagattttggtagagAGGGATGGTTGAAGGATGTCACAAATTTATTAAGTGCGGTACAGAAACGGAAccgtaaagaaagaaacaaataattggaagaaatgaatgaggaaattgaaaaacaaaaaagaaattagTGTCGGTTGGATGAGAAGACAGGCATGTGTTGCAAAAAGAGAAGTGGGACTCACCATTATGTGCCTTTAAACCGCGTCACCAACATTCCACGAGTTTTCAAATTCGTAATGGTTGGATGGATGGGCTGCTACCACCAACGCTTCCAAAGATACGCGCCTTCCGAACAACTTCTGTTACGAATAACCACTAAACCAAATTTATCCATCGTGGTAAATTTCTGTGTAATTTACTCACTACTACCAACAGACATGTCCTTAAAAAGTTCACTAGGGGTATGCATCACAGTTGCTAGCTAGTCCTACTGATAGAACCAAGTATATTGCGCTAATTCTGTGGTCCCTTTTAGCCATTTGTAAACACTCAGCCAAAGCAATCCGAGCACTTTAGAGTCTTTGCGTTTGGATCGGTTAAGTAAACAAGAAGTATTCGATCA
This is a stretch of genomic DNA from Papaver somniferum cultivar HN1 chromosome 1, ASM357369v1, whole genome shotgun sequence. It encodes these proteins:
- the LOC113291907 gene encoding L-ascorbate oxidase homolog; its protein translation is MTSLKLATVFFTVALLFVFVNAEDPYKFFEWNVTYGAIHPVSSAVAQQVIMINGQFPGPDIHAVTNDNLIINVFNNLDEPFLLSWNGILQRRNSWQDGVYGTTCPIPPGKNWTYTLQVKDQIGSFFYYPSLSFHKAAGGFGGIRILSRPRIPVPFPEPAGDHTLLIGDWYNLNHTRLRTILENKKLPNPSDIFINGKKSTPTSNAVTFMAEQGKTYRFRISNVGLQTSLNFRIQGHKMKLVEVEGTHTVQTMYSSLDVHVGQSYSVLVTADQPPSTYYMVVSSRFTTKILTATGHFTYTNSNGQIAGPVPGGPTIQIDWSLNQARSIRTNLTASGPRPNPQGSYHYGLINTTRTIRLQSIAAQVNKKQRYALNSVSFVPADTPLKLADHYKISGVFRLGSISDNPTGGGVYTDTSVMAANFRDFIEIIFENTENVVQSYHIDGYSFFVVGMDGGLWSPSTRAQYNLRDAVARCTVQVYPKSWTAIYVGLDNVGMWNIRSENWVRQYLGQQFYLRVYSPVESIRDEYPIPRNARLCGRATGRHTRPL